One Clupea harengus unplaced genomic scaffold, Ch_v2.0.2, whole genome shotgun sequence DNA window includes the following coding sequences:
- the LOC105912128 gene encoding transcription factor HES-5-like, producing MAPTITSTADNPKKHLSLTHKQRKPAVEKMRRDRINSSIEELKALLGPQLLNLQPDSKLEKADILEMTVCLLRQRLQPVKTSPSSDAGSQGFSRCAQEVVHFLSKDLPSHRELLTQFQTLQLPSGNHPAESAQCQLGSHVKNVQNKDKSPSKSAPWRPW from the exons atGGCTCCTACAATCACTTCCACAGCAGATAACCCAAAGAAGCATCTGAGTTTGACCCACAAG CAGAGAAAGCCAGCTGTCGAGAAGATGCGCAGAGATCGCATCAACAGCAGCATCGAGGAGCTCAAGGCCCTCCTGGGTCCACAGCTCCTCAACTTGCAGCCTGACTCCAAGCTGGAGAAAGCTGACATCCTGGAGATGACTGTTTGCCTCCTGAGACAGCGTCTTCAGCCAGTGAAAACTTCACCCTCCTCTGATGCTGGCAGTCAGGGTTTCTCCAGGTGTGCTCAAGAGGTtgttcacttcctgtccaaggACTTGCCGTCTCATAGAGAGTTGCTGACCCAGTTCCAGACCCTGCAACTACCCAGTGGAAACCATCCAGCGGAGAGTGCTCAGTGCCAGTTGGGCTCTCATGTCAAGAATGTCCAGAATAAAGACAAGAGTCCATCCAAGAGCGCCCCCTGGAGGCCCTGGTAG